Proteins encoded together in one Chaetodon auriga isolate fChaAug3 chromosome 20, fChaAug3.hap1, whole genome shotgun sequence window:
- the adoa gene encoding 2-aminoethanethiol (cysteamine) dioxygenase a, with amino-acid sequence MPRDNKTPLIQKIAKQAYITYKGLKSSTNGDNNLVADKQSELISLVTAVRAADLKITSRKTKPSSGAAGLQSPPVTYMHICETEVFSMGVFLLRTGASIPLHDHPGMNGMLKVLYGKVSVRCFDKLEDDLTDSSVLPHFEPPLAPFQMGSLRRSVLRSVAEYSENSGPCLLTPVRDNLHQIDAVEGPAAFLDILAPPYNPDDGRDCHYYKVLQTAAEGGTDGKSNEEEQGEDKDNEEEAWLLEIPQPEDFWCGGEQYPGPAVSV; translated from the exons ATGCCGCGGGACAACAAAACTCCTCTTATCCAGAAAATAGCAAAGCAAGCCTACATCACCTACAAAGGCTTGAAATCTTCGACCAATGGGGATAATAATCTCGTGGCGGACAAACAGAGTGAATTAATCTCCTTAGTGACTGCGGTCAGGGCTGCCGACCTGAAAATTACTTCCCGGAAAACCAAACCGAGCTCGGGAGCAGCGGGGCTCCAAAGCCCCCCGGTCACCTACATGCACATCTGTGAGACGGAGGTGTTCAGTATGGGGGTGTTCCTGTTGAGGACCGGCGCCTCCATCCCGCTGCACGACCACCCGGGCATGAACGGGATGCTGAAG GTTCTCTATGGGAAGGTGAGCGTCCGCTGTTTTGACAAGCTGGAAGATGACCTGACTGACAGCTCTGTCCTGCCTCATTTTGAGCCTCCATTGGCTCCGTTCCAGATGGGCTCCCTGCGGCGGTCCGTGCTCCGTTCAGTGGCCGAGTACTCCGAGAACAGCGGGCCCTGCCTCCTCACTCCTGTACGGGATAACCTCCACCAGATTGATGCAGTGGAGGGACCGGCTGCGTTCCTGGATATCCTGGCGCCTCCATACAATCCAGATGACGGGCGGGACTGTCACTATTACAAAGTGCTGCAAACTGCGGCCGAGGGGGGAACAGATGGAAAGAGcaatgaggaggagcagggagaggacAAGGATAACGAAGAGGAGGCATGGCTGCTAGAGATCCCTCAGCCAGAGGACTTCTGGTGTGGTGGGGAACAGTACCCGGGCCCTGCGGTCTCTGTCTGA